The following DNA comes from Gadus macrocephalus chromosome 5, ASM3116895v1.
TCTGTTGCATTAAAGGTTATATAAATCGATCAACGTGAAATTTAGCATCATTTTACTCACAGGCAGCCCGCCGTCTTCCGAGATCCCAGAAGGAGTCTACCCGCACATGGTGCGGTCCGACGACGGGCGAGATGTTCCCGTGGTTCAAGCGTTCGCCTTTGGGAAATACCTGGGGAACCTCAAAGTCACCTTTAACCAAGCCGGAGACGTTATTAAGGCGGTCGGGAACCCCATCCTCATGGACAGCAGTGTAGCTGAAGGTAGACCTTTCCGACATGGATGTCATAAGTCATTAGTCCAAAGCCATACGCTTCCATTCTGGTTAATTTCACCTCTACAATGCATTTGGACAAAATTATATCAGACCCCAAATCAAACAAATATTTTTACAATTCTACTTCAGTATTTATTGatacatatacagtatttacaaaagttgtatttctttatttgtaTTGATTCGCATTCATTTGTATTATTAACCCTAATTTGTAACAGCAGTTTTGTTGATTAACCTGACTTTTGATTCAACACCAGAAGAACCAAGATGAAGGCATAAATTGTCTATGGAACATACCCCTATTTTCCGTTTCAGACCCGGCCGTGCTGGCCGAAGTGCTTCACTGGAAACAGAACCTGTCCCACCTGTCCACCCAGGTCGTCGGGCACACCTTAGTCTACCTCGATGGCTCCAAGGAGTGCCGCTCAGAGGAGTGTAACCTTGGCAACCTGATCTGCAGTGCCATGGTGAGGAACTTGACCCTAGCTCCACCGCAGCTTCAACGTAGCTTCACCTTAGCTCTACCGTAGCTTCACCCTAGCTCTACCGTAGCTTTGCTGCCGCTTCAACGTAGCTTGGCTGGTTCATTATTTAGTTTCCTTCAACATCTCAGTGCTTGGTGGATtgattttctcttttttattcTTTGCTACACAAGACACCTGAGGCCAAGTGTCCTTTGATGCAGACAACAAACTAACCATACCCAAACTCTtaactaacccttacccttacccttaaCAAACTCAACCTAACCCTTAACGAACAGACCCTAACCACAACAAACTAACCCTAAACCAAAATCTTAAATAACCCATACccttaacccttacccttaatgaactcaccctaacccttaacgAACTGACCCtaaccacaacaaacaaacccaaACCCTTAACGAAGTAGCCCTCACCCTTAACAAACTAACCCTCAACCCTAACAAACTAACCCTAGCCCTTAACAAACTTACCCTAACCCCTTACAAAACTTATCCTAACCCCTAACaaacttaccctaacccttaacaaacttaccctaacccctaacaaactaaccctaacccctaagcatctaaccctaacccttaacaaactaaccctaacccttaacgaACTAACCCTTAGCGTACTAACCCTTAATGAGGGCTCCTTCCTGTCAGATCTCTAACAACATCAAGCACTCTGACGAGCTCCGCTGGAACCACGTGGGTCTGTGTATGATGAACAGTGGGGCCATCCGCACCTCCATAAATGAGCGCTTTAAGAACGGTGAGTGAATCTCAGCCTGCACCATGTGGTTAGTGGTGTtgtttagggttaaggttagggctcAGAACGGTGAGTGAATCTCAGCCTGCACCATGTGGTTAGTGGTGTtgtttagggttaaggttagggctcAGAACGGTGAGTGAAGCTCAGCCTGCACCatgttgttggtggtgttggttagggttaggcttagggtTCAGAACGGTGAGTGAAGATCAACCTGCACCATGTttctggtggtgttggttaggtAAGGGATGAATAATCCAATGCCTAGCTGTAACTGCCTTACTATATTGAAGTGTATTACAGATCCCTCTATTAAAGTGTATTAAAGACCCCTGTATTAAGGTGTTAGTAAAGACCCCTGTATTATCGACCCTTGTATTAGGTGTTGGTAAAGACCTCCTGAATTAGAGACAGCTGTATTAAGGGTTTGGTAAGACCCTTGTATTATAGACCCCTGTATTATAGACTCCTGTATTAAGGAGTTAGTAAAGATCTCCTGTATTAGAGACACCTGTATTAAGGTGTTGGTAAAGACCCTTGTATTAAAGACCCCTGTGTTAAGGTGTTGGTAGGGACCCCTGTATTAAGGTGTTGCTCTGTGCATCAAGGTGCTCCCTCTGCTCTCAGGAACCATCACAATGGAGGACCTGCTCCTGGTGCTGCCCTTCGGGGGAACCTTCGACCTGATCCAGGTGAAGGGCTCCACGCTGAGGAAGGCCTTCGAGCACTCGGTCCATCGCTACGGGAGCAAGAGGGGAGAGTTCCTTCAGATAGGAGGtatccacatccaccaccacaacctTATAGTACCTCCAGGTAGGAGGTCTCCACATCCCCTACCATCCCCTTATAGTTCCTCCAGATTGGAGGCCCCAacatccaccacccccaccgtaTAGTTTCTTCAGATAGGAGGTCTCCACATCTATCGCCACCACCATATAGTTTCTTCAGATCGGAGGTCTCCACATTCACTGCCTTATGGTTCCTTTCAGATAGGTCTCCACACCCATTACCTTATGGCTCCTTCAGATACAaggtctccaccaccaccaccttatgGTTCATGTGTCATAGGTCAGGACGGTAGTGTCAGTGTTGAGTTTGGGGTTTGAACACATGTCCTGTCTGCTGCTGGCCTCCTGAACACATCAGGTCCTCATAACACCACCGCCAGGACATACATTGTCTGAATATTTAATATAGGGCTGCCCAATTAGGGGCCTGGGGGCCCCTACCGATTATTTGGCCCGCGCCTTACCCActgtatatattattgttttccGCCATCAGCGCTCGGAATCTGCCTCGCTCTTATTGAATATTATTCATTGGTGCACTTTCATTCCTgaccatagaataacattgtgATACAATGATGGTAGGGTGGCGCTGTTGAGCTCTTATCCTGTTCAGCTCCAATCCGAAGTGacagcgagtgagtgagaggatGCAAGGATGGAGCGTGTTAATAGGCAgtggcacacagacaaacgctaATTGTTTTGTCCTGTGCTACTTTTCTTATTGCACTAAAATTGTCTTTGTATTTGAAGATACAGGCCCAATGCCTAGTAATGTTCCATGTCTGTCTTCAAATATTTCATAGTgcttcaattatttttttatttaaagaagatcgattttagatttttttttaacataaacgtGAAGCACAATAAACAGTGTCATTAATTTTTCAAAATGACCTAGTGATAGTATTCATTTTGCACACGCATGCTATTTATACCCATATTTAACTAATATACTGAAAGATTTAAATTTTGGACCACAAGCCTCCCCCCCGATTACATTTTGCCCCTCCACTGGGAAGAATTTGGGCACCCCTGAAATACATCCTTTTAATGGTTTTATTACTGGTATTTTTATACAAAAATTTAGAAGAACATTTGAATTTGAGAATGACTAAagtaactctagttctatgttCTGTTCACATTGATGCCACACTTTGGGTCGGCTCCTGGCCTGTACCAGGGCAGGGTAGCAGACAGTCCCATTACTctcaccataacaacaacacttGCTTTGAGTGCCCTTAGCTGCAAGTCAGCTACCGAGCTGGCTAGCATTCAAGGGATGATTATAATGGAAGAACAGCACTCCCCCTTGCTCCCTTAAGTATTGCGACACCCTACCCCTTCGGGGGAACGCGCAAAATCTAGGGTTAGGGCTCAAATctaggggaagggggagaagtGGGACAGggctttaggcccaatcccatttcttccccttgttttgaaggggtaaggggtagaaatgggacagGGCCTTAGTCTTCTGCTGCTACACAGAGGAGCCGCCCGTAACGAGTGACAGCTGTCGGTCCCGCCTCTGAAGAGGGGCCCCTCTGTAAGGTGGTCTGATggccccctgcctcctcctgcAGGCTTCCACGTGGAGTACCTCGTGTCCCGGCCGGTGGGCCAGCGCCTGGTGTCCCTGGAGGCTCTGTGCACCGCGTGCCGCATGCCCCGCTACCTACCGGTGGTCCCCGATGAGGAGTACAAGCTGGTGGTCACCTCCTTCATCGCCGACGGAGGGGACGGGTACGACATGCTGAAAGACGAGAGGCTAAAGCACGAcacaggtgaggagggggggaggtgggggaggagagagaaggtgggggaggagagaggaggtgggggaggagagaggaggtgggcgaggaggagagaggaggtgggcgaggaggagagaggaggtgggcgaggaggagagaggaggtgggcgaggaggagagaggcggtgaggaggagggaggaggtgggtgaggagagaggagaggaggtgagggaggagagaggagaaggaaaaggagctgggggaggagagaggacatgggggaggagggaggcgttgggggaggcgagaggaggaggttagggaggagagaggagaaggaaaaggagctgggggaggagagaggagatggggtaggagggaggaggtgggtgaggcgagaggaggtgagggaggagagaggagaaggaaaaggagctggggaggtgggggaggagagaggacatgggggaggaggagagctggtGGCGACGTGGGTGGTGCTTATGGTACATTCATATGTACAAATGGGTGTTTTCAGGTGACATGGACGTCTCTGTTCTCTCCAAATACATCATGGAGCAGCAGCGTGTTTATCCTCCGCTGGACGGTCGGATCAAGTTCATCAACTCTGCATTCTGCGTGGCGAGCAGCTCCGCCATGCTGCTAGTGGCCATGGTCCTGGCCTCCGTCCTCTGATCACCTGCCTCATCACTCAGAGATTACCACACAGATGAGAGCCATGGACGTTGCGACTAGCCTTATTGAAAGTCTCATGTTATCGAGGGAGTGATAGATAGTGCATCTGTTTTAGACCCTGGTGCCTGCAATGCCCTATTAACCTCCTATTAAATAATAGGgagattacatttttttagaaatgcGAGCTAAATAAAGAAGTCCTCCATGTTTGACGTCCACAAGTTGAATTCTTTCCTCCGTGAGTCAGAAGCTTTGGTGGATCATCTGGTCAGACCGTCAAAGACCTCAGATTCCAGGGGAACAACCAGTCATCACCCCCCTAGGGTCAGGCTCACcaccctagggttagggtcaccaGGGATCGGGGTCACCACCCTAGGGTCAGGTTCAACAGGGGTCAGGGTCACcaccctagggttagggtcaccaGGGGTCAGGGTCACCAGAGGACAGGGTCACAGCAGCCTCTGGCAGTGTGATTTATCCAACTGCTTGTTAAGTAAGATAATCAGTAAAGACACTCAATAAACTGGAATCGTTTAATCAACTTCACGTTAGACAttgacaaatgtaaaaaaataatgagaCGATTCAATCCCATGTATTGACTGTACAATAGGAACCATCCAAGAGAACCAGGTGCAGTAATAAATAAGGCAATAACCCGAAACCCGAACATATGTCTATGTAGGGTTGGGGTAGGCCTAGGTAGGGTTAGGGGCAGCCTATGGGGGGTAAGGGTAGGCCTATGTAGGCCTGCTCTAATCAGCTATCTccacatgtatttatttacacaaCATTGCACATGCAACAATAAATATGAATCAATAAATAATAACCATGGCCGTTTCCCCCCTAGACAGAACAGAGTCTCGTGTACAGTACCCTTGGTTTCAATAGCGGCACAGCGCTGCCCTCCTCCTATACAGTATTCTTGGTTTCCATAGCGATTCAGCgccgctctcctcctctacaTCCAAGGAGgagcccccccctccttctgaaCCGGCTGTGGTGAAAACAAACACAGGGGTTAGAGAAGttcacagaagcacacacccTTCTGTTCTTAAAGGCCGTGGTGCAGGTTTTATTTTCCAACGAATTTGCGCAATctgcttgttggtaataaaatatttaaattgtaTCCATTGTAATTGATGTTGTTGGGTATCACAAAACGTAATTGAATACGAAAAAGTAGTTAATATTTCAGCGGTTTGCGATTGATACTGATTTCTCCCAGAATACATtacatgacgtcacgttggggagacgacAGAAAAAAGGGTCGGAcggatagcatagcatagcataggtATGTAGGTAGGCAGATTTAGAATGGTGAACAACTGTGTTTGTGCTGGGTGTAATTACTCCGCCAAAACAGGACACAGGGTCCATGGCTTTCCGAAGGACAAGGCAACTCGCAGACAGTGGGTACATTTTGTTCGCGTTAGGCGGGCAGATTTTTCCTTTCCCTCGGTCACAAAGAACTCCAAGATCTGCAGCGCGCATTTCACGGAGGAGGATTACGACCAAGGGGATGTCAGGATGGTATCTCTCGGGTTGAAGAGGCTGGCACAGCTTGTTCCGACCGCCGTGCCTTCTGTGCACACGCACCTCTCTGCCTGCCCTGCCCCGAGACCGAGAAGCACCAAGATCGGTGGCGCCAGACGCAAGCGAGAGCTGGCTACGGTAAGCCTCATGCTAATGTTTACAAGCTGCGCGTTGGCTAGCCCTGTACTACCGTATTCCCTTTAACTCCGCCTCCACTACAGTCATGACTCATGATCAGTCTGACTTTAGAAAAGCACATTTCGTGATTGATGAatatgaaccaaaacaaaattgtCCTGAAGTAAATGTCCAAAAGCTTTTCATATCTAACTAGAAATCGCCATGGCTAGTGTTTTGATCACtggtgcgcgcgcgcgtgcgtgtgcgcgcgtgtgtgtttgtgtgatttagTTGATTGATTTTATTCCCCTTTAGCTGATGGAAAGTTACTATTACGGTCCTCTTTCATATGTAATTAAACGTGACCGTGTCGCTGACGCTTTTGAATTTATTTGCGCAAGATGTTGACAGATGCCTCACTGCGTGAGACCGCGGACAGTGTCAGTGGTGCTACGGTAGAGGACCCCTTGCCCTCCTCCACTTGTGACACTGGGTCACAGTGTACTTTGAAGCCCCTTGGAGGGTCTCACGgtaaatcttttattttttgtggttGATATGCAGTCTAAAACATACGTTGCCAAATTCTATGCATGCAGGACATTTCCATACACATtgataaaatgaataaatatcctACACCAAAACATAACTGCTTAGGTTTGCCATGATTTTcacatgtttgggtgtgtttatTGCCTCTGCCACAGATTTTGAAGTGAACCTGAAGCCCAAGATGGTCAGCATGGGGACCCAGACGACCTTCAGCACACAAACTTTCCCCCCCCTCACTAGTCCTGACCAAACGGATGGAGAAGATAATCACTCTGTCATCAGTGATACATCATGGGTACCAGGAGACCAGATGTCTGAGGAGGTGTTGTGTGAGGAGCCATCTCTAACTTGTGACCCCCACCAAAAGTGAGATAATTTAAAGCCAACATGGACCAACTTAGAATTTTCGTTTTTGTGTATCTGTTGTAGTTTGactgacgcccccccccccccccctcttttttgTTACAGTGGTGTCgacaaattcattgtttgccAAGAGGAGCTCATGGCCCGGTTTGCCATCTGTCCGGTCTGTTCTGAGAAGTCAGATAGTACAATCGGGCAGCAGGAAGGAGCATTTGTTAGAATGGAGCAAGTAGGGTTTTGTTTACACAGCAGGCCATATCTAATTAGAAAATCAGAACATCTTATTAAAACCGAATAGCCCTGAATGCCTGCTCACAAGTGATCAGTGCATCCTCCAATCCACATTAGTTGCTATAACAGTCTAATATCTTGTGGATTTATATTGGCTAGCTTGGTTGGTGATTTTTCAAATTTGTCTTTCCAGTTAATTTACAATGTATGTACCAGGCTTGCTTTAATCTGTGGGTTTAAGATGCCATCATATTTGAGTGTTATACACTACTAGTCATGTGTGTTTTATAAATATCTAGGTCTGTGCATGTGGCTACCAGCGTTTCTGGCAAAACCAGCCGATCCTACACAGGAATATGCCAATTAAATACTTAATTTTATTCATGTTGTACGGTTTTTGTTCTTCATCCAAACGAGGCCATTGAAAGCCATGATAGGTCTGGTCACCACTCTGAAATTGTTGCCTGATGCCTGAAACCAGACAGGATTGTAGAGGCTTCCTTATATGCAGGCCAAGAAATCAGCGTATAGCCTGCCTGTACGCAGTGTAACGGTATTGCCTAGGGATAAGTAGGTTGGAAACTTAATTGTATTCGTTTTTTTCATGCATGTTTATTGTCTATGCAACACATCTCTAGTCGCCGGTAaagtaaacatgaacaattaACATACTCGTGTGTGCTGGCTTGAAGGGGACCATGACCCTGCTTGAAATGTGTGTATGCTATCTTCAGCACAAACGGATTCAGGCAGCATGCCTCAAATCCTTGATGCTGAGTGATGCACGTCACATCTTCTGGACGTGGGCTGAGCTCCCCGACCAGCGACCAAAACGCCCTCACTTCCCTACTGCACAAGCTCTCCACCACAGTTTCCATGGGACGctaccacccacacaaacacctgccaaacacagcgacacagacacacttactactctccctctcttggtaAGCGGTACCCTGACGGTGTCAATGACAATGAATCACGAGTAGTAGTTACCGAAAATAATCACACTGAAATCATGACCAGCCTACTCGGTGGCGACTACCGGTACGTTGCAACAACACTTTCACCGGGTAAAAGCTTAGAAATAAACACTAGGCAAAGATGTTGTTACTGGAGCTAGTAGGCTACCATCAAAACGTGGGATAACTAATCGTTTACAACGTCGGGGGAAAGATTTAATTAGGGATTATCTGGGGGGGGGATTTCACAGTTGTccttattgtatgcactgctgttcatagactagctccagcgctcgttCCTGCGTTGCTAATTGATAGGAACTCACCTGGACACCTCACCAACTCTCCacccattctcctctgaccatgaatttaattggctttgacagCCATCAGTcctcggcaattcctcattcgccctctctCGTTTAATAGGCTCGAAATTATACGGCTGCGGGCCATCATAAGTGTCATTTGTTgttcttgccacctcttcctcatcccagtTAGACACCATAGTTCTAGTcctaggctgaggctaccttccactacgtctccccaacgtgacgtcatcgccgaatggcgttagaaaacacccattactgccaaaaacgccaaaaactggactttaacactattttggTGACATTTTATGAATgatatacatattttgagtcctttatgtacccattaatccaaacatccggttaacctgcacgtagGGCTTTAAGAGGAGAAAACGGGCAAAGAACCAGGAGCTGAAACTCTCAGATAAGGGATGGAGCGAGGACTGGGCCCAATGGTCAATACCAAGACCATTGGGCCCAGTCCCACCTTAAAGCCAAGCAGCAACATTTGGTCCGAAGTCCTTTGTACTTTCTATACTAGGaggttctctttctcttcctatGATTCCTACCCTCTACAGGGCAACATGAGGTAATTGCTACCTGTGGGCAGTAGAGTTAGCTGAGGGGTTTGGACAAGCACCAGCCTGCCTGCGTCCTGCTTCATTAGTGAACCCGTGTTCCAACACAAGGAGGTGTGCGTGTTCAGGACGTGGGATGTAAACAACGGGACACCGGGGACCACAATGTCACATGCCTCCTTTATTTAGCTCTTACCTTGTTGAGTTCAGGAAACAGTTCCAGAATGGCGATATCCAGCAGCACATACGTCAGCTGAGGGAGGGAAATACATATTTAGTGACTTTTCAGAGCACCTGCAACCACATCTTGAGGTCTATTTGGCTCCTGATCCGTAGCTGTGGGGGTCTAGGTGTTGAGCTAGTTCACCAGTTTGTTAAGGGCTCATCTGTTTGTTTAGGACCGGCTCACCTGTTTGTTTAGGGCTCACCTGTTTGTTTAGGGCTCACCTGTTTGTTTAGGACCGGCTCACCTGTTTGTTTAGGACCGGCTCACCTGTTTGTTTAGGACCGGCTCACCTGTTAGTTTAGGACCGGCTCACCTATTTGTTTAGGGCTCACCTGTTTGTTTAGGGCTCACCTGTTTGCTTAGGACCGGCTCACCTGTTTCTTTAGGGCTCACCTGTTTGTTTAGGACGGGCTGCTGCAGTCCGTCGTACAGCAGACGCACCCCGTTGTACTTGGCTTCCTCTCCGATGCATTTGGTAAAGAAATCTAAGAGACGATGAAAAGAAGAGCGGCAATGAACACAAAGAGCAGAATGTGTTTATTAGTCAGGAGTTCCGGTGCTTCTGAGGAAGGAACGCTCACCTGGGATGAAGAGCATCATCTCCTCAAAGGCCTGCTTGGACCGCATCTTCTTGTCCTGAGCAGGCCTGGGCTGGCTGGCCTCACAGAAAACCGAATCTATGGAGAGGAGGccgtggggttagacagtaaagagGTTGTGGTGTTAGACAGGGATTCACTAGGAGCTAGAGAAGAGGCGgttgggttagacagtggttcACTCAGAGCAGACTGCAAAACCACCGATGCGGAGGAGCTAGCCTTAGCCGAGGTGCTCGTTCTCTCTGGTCGAGTTGACTTTCttagttttgaaaaaaaaaaagtgtagaaCTGGTGAAGATAGCTTAAGGTCGTCTTTCAAAGCTCTGGTGGGATGTTGCTCCTCATTAGTTCTTAATGTGTGACCCAGGCCTGTGCTTGAGGCGTACCTCTGAGCAGTGTGATGAGGGAGACCAGCGGCTGCTC
Coding sequences within:
- the LOC132458070 gene encoding uncharacterized protein LOC132458070, producing the protein MVNNCVCAGCNYSAKTGHRVHGFPKDKATRRQWVHFVRVRRADFSFPSVTKNSKICSAHFTEEDYDQGDVRMVSLGLKRLAQLVPTAVPSVHTHLSACPAPRPRSTKIGGARRKRELATMLTDASLRETADSVSGATVEDPLPSSTCDTGSQCTLKPLGGSHDFEVNLKPKMVSMGTQTTFSTQTFPPLTSPDQTDGEDNHSVISDTSWVPGDQMSEEVLCEEPSLTCDPHQNGVDKFIVCQEELMARFAICPVCSEKSDSTIGQQEGAFVRMEQVGFCLHSRPYLIRKSEHLIKTE
- the LOC132458067 gene encoding 5'-nucleotidase-like, with the translated sequence MDAPRAPGFLSLCVLLLLSNTLDAALTFELTLLHTNDHHARVEETSREAGKCRGDGPCFAGVARRFTKISEIRRNETHVLLLDAGDQFQGTLWFNFYKGAEAAYFMNLLGYDAMAFGNHEFDNEVEGLLSPFLNNVSAAMLSANMKADQTLGPQINALYQPSKVFTLGSEKVAVVGYTTAETPLLSQPGPNLVFQNEVEALRVEVERLTSMGVNKIIALGHAGFDVDIDIAKRVKGVDVVIGGHSNTFLYTGSPPSSEIPEGVYPHMVRSDDGRDVPVVQAFAFGKYLGNLKVTFNQAGDVIKAVGNPILMDSSVAEDPAVLAEVLHWKQNLSHLSTQVVGHTLVYLDGSKECRSEECNLGNLICSAMISNNIKHSDELRWNHVGLCMMNSGAIRTSINERFKNGTITMEDLLLVLPFGGTFDLIQVKGSTLRKAFEHSVHRYGSKRGEFLQIGGFHVEYLVSRPVGQRLVSLEALCTACRMPRYLPVVPDEEYKLVVTSFIADGGDGYDMLKDERLKHDTGDMDVSVLSKYIMEQQRVYPPLDGRIKFINSAFCVASSSAMLLVAMVLASVL